One window of the Zea mays cultivar B73 chromosome 3, Zm-B73-REFERENCE-NAM-5.0, whole genome shotgun sequence genome contains the following:
- the LOC103651394 gene encoding Protein RADIALIS-like 3-like, protein MSESRSSFRNVNTDCNWSKKENKLFEEALARYREGTPDRWLKVSRAMGGIKTADEVRRHYEILNEDVTLIVSGGIPFPNYNTQGAWN, encoded by the coding sequence ATGTCTGAGTCCAGGAGCTCTTTCCGCAACGTTAACACTGATTGCAACTGGAGCAAAAAGGAGAACAAGCTGTTCGAGGAGGCCCTAGCCCGCTATCGCGAGGGCACACCTGACCGCTGGCTCAAGGTGTCCCGTGCCATGGGTGGCATCAAGACAGCCGATGAAGTCCGCCGTCATTATGAGATCCTTAATGAGGATGTCACACTCATTGTATCTGGCGGAATTCCATTCCCCAACTACAACACACAGGGAGCTTGGAACTGA